One stretch of Streptomyces agglomeratus DNA includes these proteins:
- a CDS encoding WD40/YVTN/BNR-like repeat-containing protein translates to MTDVLLTVGTRKGLFIGRRRGGEWQIDGPHFTAQAVYSVAIDTRGAVPRLLVGGDSLHWGPSVFHSDDLGATWVEPKQPAVKFPDYSDTSLERVWQLRPAGAEAPGVVYAGTEPAALFRSEDRGESFELVRPLWEHPTRSRWVPGGGGEGLHTIITDPRDAGAVTVAVSTAGVFRSLDGGASWSPSNKGVSAVFLPDPNPEFGQCVHKIAQDAADPDRLYLQNHWGVFRSDDAGANWADIGAGLPSTFGFAAAAHPHRADTAYVFPITADSDRVPAGNKCRVYRTADAGGSWEPLSAGLPPEPHYGTVLRDALCTDDADPAGVYFGNRNGELFASADDGDSWRMLASHLPDVLCVRAAVIG, encoded by the coding sequence ATGACCGACGTACTGCTCACCGTAGGTACACGAAAAGGGCTTTTCATCGGCCGCAGGCGCGGCGGCGAGTGGCAGATCGACGGCCCCCACTTCACCGCGCAGGCGGTGTACTCGGTCGCCATCGACACGCGCGGCGCGGTGCCCAGGCTGCTCGTCGGCGGGGACAGCCTGCACTGGGGTCCGTCGGTCTTCCACTCCGACGACCTGGGAGCGACCTGGGTCGAGCCCAAGCAGCCCGCCGTGAAGTTCCCCGACTACTCGGACACGTCGCTGGAGCGGGTCTGGCAGCTGCGTCCCGCCGGGGCCGAGGCGCCCGGCGTGGTGTACGCGGGGACGGAGCCGGCGGCGCTGTTCCGGTCGGAGGACCGCGGCGAGTCCTTCGAGCTCGTACGGCCGCTGTGGGAGCATCCGACGCGCTCGCGGTGGGTGCCCGGCGGTGGCGGCGAGGGGCTGCACACGATCATCACCGATCCACGGGACGCCGGGGCGGTGACGGTCGCGGTGTCCACCGCCGGGGTGTTCCGCTCGCTGGACGGCGGGGCGAGCTGGTCGCCCTCCAACAAGGGCGTGTCGGCGGTCTTCCTGCCCGATCCGAACCCCGAGTTCGGCCAGTGCGTGCACAAGATCGCCCAGGACGCGGCGGACCCCGACCGGCTGTACCTCCAGAACCACTGGGGCGTGTTCCGCAGCGACGACGCCGGGGCCAACTGGGCCGACATCGGGGCGGGGCTGCCCTCGACGTTCGGTTTCGCCGCCGCCGCGCATCCGCACCGCGCGGACACGGCGTACGTCTTCCCCATCACCGCGGACTCCGACCGGGTGCCCGCCGGCAACAAGTGCCGGGTCTACCGCACCGCGGACGCGGGCGGGAGCTGGGAGCCACTGTCCGCCGGACTGCCCCCCGAGCCGCACTACGGAACGGTGCTGCGCGACGCGCTCTGCACGGACGACGCCGACCCGGCGGGGGTGTACTTCGGCAATCGCAACGGCGAGTTGTTCGCGAGCGCGGACGACGGCGACAGCTGGCGGATGCTCGCCTCTCACCTGCCCGACGTGCTGTGCGTACGGGCGGCGGTGATCGGTTGA
- a CDS encoding FUSC family protein, with translation MLKRMFVVPDPGRLRLRSATRAVLGVGLAVAVCGLSGHTLPAVITGGLAALLALFTVTDTTVRAQAVSTALLPAVGFPVLALAAGLHDTPLLRDVAFLAVAGLGVYARRWGPRGHALGVFAFMTFFVAQFLRTVPEQLPGLYTAVTLALIASSAVRFGLWCYERWIPPHPAPALPGGSGLARATTRQAVQVAVAGAFALVVGQILSEGRWYWAVGAAWWIFVNTSSRGETLLRGFRRVLGTVVGIGAGLLLALPLHGAVAPTAALVAVCVFGIFYTAPVSYSWMMLAVTLMVSLLYGLLGALEPGLLALRLAETGVGALGAALAVTFVLPITTHAATHAWIERAVHSVHGCTTTAARRLAGDPDADPAPLAAQLEVVIGRARLSLAPLVHPLNPLRARKARARQVLALLDDCAREVRGLASVAADPQASHDARLAAACWRVEAAVQALVSPGGEPAGSPAPQGRPSAAPHTVPTDATPGPAHHPGAEAALNHLHGLEKVLTELAAPLHSSPGSPLVGS, from the coding sequence GTGCTGAAGAGGATGTTCGTGGTGCCGGACCCAGGTCGGCTGCGGCTGCGCAGCGCCACCAGGGCGGTCCTCGGCGTCGGTCTGGCGGTGGCCGTCTGCGGCCTCAGTGGTCACACACTGCCCGCTGTCATCACCGGCGGTCTCGCCGCGCTCCTCGCCCTGTTCACGGTCACCGACACGACGGTCCGCGCCCAGGCGGTCAGCACCGCCCTGCTGCCCGCCGTCGGCTTTCCCGTGCTCGCCCTCGCGGCCGGTCTCCACGACACCCCGCTGCTGCGCGACGTGGCGTTCCTCGCCGTCGCCGGGCTCGGCGTGTACGCCCGGCGCTGGGGCCCCCGGGGCCACGCCCTGGGCGTGTTCGCCTTCATGACGTTCTTCGTCGCGCAGTTCCTGCGCACGGTCCCCGAGCAGTTGCCCGGCCTGTACACCGCCGTCACCCTCGCGCTGATCGCCTCCTCGGCGGTCCGCTTCGGCCTGTGGTGCTACGAGCGGTGGATCCCGCCGCACCCCGCCCCCGCGCTCCCCGGCGGGTCGGGCCTGGCGCGAGCCACCACCCGCCAGGCGGTCCAGGTCGCCGTCGCCGGCGCGTTCGCGCTCGTCGTGGGACAGATCCTCTCCGAGGGGCGCTGGTACTGGGCCGTCGGCGCCGCCTGGTGGATCTTCGTCAACACCTCCTCGCGCGGGGAAACCCTGCTCCGCGGCTTCCGCCGCGTCCTGGGCACCGTCGTCGGCATCGGCGCCGGGCTTCTCCTCGCCCTCCCGCTGCACGGCGCGGTGGCCCCCACGGCCGCCCTGGTGGCGGTGTGCGTCTTCGGGATCTTCTACACCGCCCCGGTCTCGTACAGCTGGATGATGCTGGCGGTCACCCTGATGGTGTCGCTGCTGTACGGGCTGCTGGGTGCGCTGGAACCGGGCCTGCTCGCCCTGCGGCTCGCGGAAACCGGTGTCGGCGCCCTGGGCGCGGCGCTGGCCGTGACCTTCGTACTGCCCATCACGACGCACGCGGCGACGCACGCCTGGATCGAGCGGGCCGTGCACAGCGTGCACGGCTGCACCACCACGGCCGCGCGTCGGCTGGCCGGGGACCCGGACGCCGACCCCGCGCCGCTCGCCGCCCAGCTGGAGGTGGTGATCGGCAGGGCGCGGCTCTCCCTGGCCCCCCTCGTGCACCCCCTCAACCCGCTGCGCGCCCGCAAGGCCCGCGCCCGCCAGGTCCTGGCCCTGCTGGACGACTGCGCCCGGGAGGTGCGCGGGCTCGCCTCGGTAGCGGCCGACCCGCAGGCGTCGCACGACGCACGGCTCGCCGCGGCCTGCTGGCGCGTGGAGGCCGCGGTTCAGGCCCTGGTGTCACCGGGTGGCGAGCCGGCCGGCTCGCCCGCGCCCCAGGGTCGGCCGTCCGCCGCGCCGCACACCGTCCCTACCGACGCCACGCCGGGCCCGGCGCACCACCCCGGCGCCGAGGCCGCGCTGAACCACCTCCACGGCCTGGAGAAGGTACTCACCGAACTGGCGGCGCCCCTGCACAGCTCTCCCGGTTCCCCGCTGGTCGGCTCCTGA
- a CDS encoding sirohydrochlorin chelatase → MSSPTGPASGLPVRMPRPRQSGRHRRPEPVVAPEGAPALVLAVPGTPGSASRSLAEEVVSIARSELPGLDARIGYLDGDNDEYPTLENVLAHTASERTARYEQALAAGREAAEPQGPAAVVVPLLAGPENALMRRIRQAVMDSRAAVELTDVLGPHPLLAEALHVRLSEAGLSRADRARLFTVATAADGIILATVGGDEAVQAAGITGMLLAARLAVPVIAAALDEEGSVGAVAEQLRGSGSTQLALAPYVIGPEVPDSLLDAAVKEADCATAEPLGAYPAIGKLALSHYTTALGIAPQQAQGMPAH, encoded by the coding sequence ATGAGCTCCCCCACTGGGCCCGCATCCGGCCTGCCTGTACGAATGCCGCGACCACGACAGTCCGGACGGCACCGCCGGCCGGAACCCGTGGTGGCGCCCGAGGGCGCGCCCGCGCTTGTCCTCGCCGTCCCCGGCACCCCGGGCAGCGCGTCGCGCAGCCTGGCCGAGGAAGTCGTCAGTATCGCCCGTTCCGAGCTGCCCGGCCTCGACGCCAGGATCGGCTACCTCGACGGCGACAACGACGAGTACCCCACGCTGGAGAACGTTCTGGCGCACACCGCCTCCGAGCGCACCGCCCGCTACGAGCAGGCGCTCGCCGCGGGCCGTGAGGCCGCCGAGCCGCAGGGTCCGGCCGCCGTCGTGGTGCCGCTGCTCGCCGGCCCGGAGAACGCCCTGATGCGCCGGATACGGCAGGCCGTCATGGACAGCCGCGCCGCGGTCGAGCTGACCGACGTCCTCGGCCCCCACCCGCTGCTCGCGGAGGCGCTGCACGTGCGCCTGTCCGAGGCCGGGCTGTCGCGCGCCGACCGTGCCAGGCTGTTCACGGTGGCCACCGCGGCCGACGGCATCATCCTGGCCACCGTGGGCGGCGACGAGGCCGTGCAGGCCGCCGGTATCACCGGCATGCTGCTGGCCGCGCGTCTCGCCGTACCGGTGATAGCGGCAGCGCTCGACGAGGAGGGTTCGGTCGGCGCCGTCGCGGAGCAGCTGCGCGGTTCCGGCTCGACGCAGCTCGCCCTGGCGCCGTACGTGATCGGCCCGGAGGTGCCCGACAGCCTCCTGGACGCGGCCGTCAAGGAGGCGGACTGCGCGACCGCCGAGCCGCTGGGCGCCTACCCGGCGATCGGCAAGCTCGCCCTGTCGCACTACACGACGGCGCTGGGCATCGCCCCGCAGCAGGCCCAGGGCATGCCGGCCCACTGA
- a CDS encoding TetR/AcrR family transcriptional regulator, which produces MPKGPTKRRPQTLARLLDAAREVFAEAGFQGAGIEDICRRAGYTRGAFYSNFRTKDELFFALFDAHADRELGRIARTAAEIGDDDLTVGRIAEVLAYVDPDERTWFLVTTEFTLYAVRDPRAARMLADHDARLRAEAVRLLRDLFERAGLRPTVDLDELVRVVIAMREGALGQSYVEPERLMPGALARRFLPLLLAAATTAADAG; this is translated from the coding sequence ATGCCGAAGGGACCGACCAAGCGGCGGCCGCAGACGCTGGCACGGCTGCTGGACGCCGCGCGGGAGGTGTTCGCGGAGGCGGGCTTCCAGGGCGCCGGGATCGAGGACATCTGCCGGCGGGCCGGCTACACGCGGGGCGCCTTCTACTCCAACTTCCGTACTAAGGACGAGCTGTTCTTCGCGCTCTTCGACGCGCACGCCGACCGTGAGCTCGGGCGCATCGCCCGGACGGCGGCGGAGATCGGCGACGACGACCTGACCGTCGGCCGGATCGCCGAGGTCCTGGCGTACGTCGATCCGGACGAGCGCACCTGGTTCCTGGTGACCACAGAGTTCACCCTGTACGCCGTCCGCGACCCGCGGGCGGCGCGGATGCTCGCCGATCACGACGCCCGGCTGCGCGCGGAGGCGGTCCGCCTGCTGCGCGACCTGTTCGAGCGGGCCGGGCTGCGGCCCACCGTCGACCTCGACGAGCTGGTGCGGGTGGTGATCGCCATGCGGGAGGGGGCGCTCGGCCAGAGTTACGTCGAACCAGAGCGGCTCATGCCGGGCGCGCTCGCCCGCCGGTTCCTGCCGCTCCTGCTGGCGGCCGCGACGACCGCGGCGGACGCCGGCTAG
- a CDS encoding lactonase family protein, translated as MRPARAFIGSFTSAGGRGVTAAEVDPETGALTVLGSTDAVADPSFLALAPGGTFLYAVSETEDGAAAAFDVSGAGAPFPAGEPVPVGGASPTHLALSDGYLVTANYGSGSVTVLPVGTDGALEAATGVLHHRGNGPDQDRQAGPHAHQVLPDPTGRWVLSVDLGTDSVRVCALAAPTGTLRVHTETALRPGTGPRHLAFHPGGGHAYVVCELEPIVTVCRWDAESGVLVPLGEAPVVAPGTEGTTYPSEAVVSHDGRFLWVAGRGHDSVAVLALGAGGEEAEFVAAVECGGHWPRDLTLDPSGRRLYAANERSGDVTWFDIDQETGIPRRAGSIEAPAASCVVFG; from the coding sequence GTGCGGCCCGCGCGCGCCTTCATCGGGTCGTTCACCTCGGCGGGAGGCCGCGGTGTCACCGCCGCCGAGGTCGACCCGGAGACGGGCGCGCTGACGGTGCTCGGTTCCACCGACGCCGTCGCCGACCCGTCGTTCCTCGCGCTCGCCCCCGGAGGAACGTTTCTGTACGCCGTGAGCGAGACCGAGGACGGGGCGGCCGCCGCCTTCGACGTGTCCGGCGCAGGCGCCCCGTTCCCTGCCGGCGAGCCGGTCCCGGTGGGTGGCGCCTCCCCCACCCACCTCGCGCTCTCGGACGGCTACCTGGTCACCGCCAACTACGGCTCCGGGAGCGTCACCGTGCTTCCCGTCGGGACGGACGGCGCCCTGGAGGCCGCCACCGGTGTACTGCACCACCGCGGCAACGGCCCCGACCAGGACCGTCAGGCGGGACCGCACGCGCACCAGGTGCTGCCCGACCCCACGGGACGCTGGGTGCTCAGCGTCGACCTCGGCACCGACTCCGTACGGGTGTGCGCTCTCGCCGCGCCCACCGGAACGCTGCGGGTGCACACCGAGACCGCGCTCCGGCCGGGCACCGGACCGCGCCACCTCGCCTTCCACCCCGGCGGCGGTCACGCCTACGTCGTTTGCGAGCTGGAGCCGATCGTCACCGTTTGCCGCTGGGACGCAGAGTCCGGCGTACTCGTGCCGCTCGGTGAGGCCCCCGTCGTGGCGCCGGGCACGGAGGGGACGACGTACCCGTCCGAGGCCGTCGTGTCCCACGACGGACGCTTCCTGTGGGTCGCCGGCCGCGGGCACGACAGCGTCGCCGTCCTCGCGCTCGGCGCGGGCGGCGAGGAGGCGGAATTCGTGGCGGCGGTGGAGTGCGGCGGTCACTGGCCGCGCGACCTGACCCTGGACCCCTCGGGGCGCAGGCTCTACGCCGCCAATGAACGCTCCGGTGATGTCACCTGGTTCGACATCGACCAGGAGACGGGCATACCGCGTCGGGCGGGCTCCATCGAGGCGCCCGCCGCGTCCTGCGTCGTCTTCGGCTGA
- a CDS encoding N-acetylglucosamine kinase produces the protein MATAVTPWVLGVDSGGSGLRVALADVSDAGLGGGAGRTESAASRKPVRTGPAGIDAAHLLEQLLPMARALLDRAAQRDGGAPAPVTIGAAAIGAAGMATLGDDLRARLPGALASALGVRRLALAADGVTAYAGALGTRPGAVVAAGTGMIALGTDLTHWRRADGWGHLLGDCGGGAWIGRAGLEAAMRAHDGRPGGSPALLARAEAVFGPAPELPGMLYPRADRPAVLASFAPEVAACATSGAADPVAAGILREAAGHIADAAAAVCPAAGECEFALTGGLFKMGDPLLVPLRAALARRLPHARGVPAAGDPLAGAVRVAASLVTNGPRLPAEGRLLHVLTEQGS, from the coding sequence CTGGCGACTGCCGTGACGCCCTGGGTGCTCGGGGTCGACTCCGGCGGGTCGGGGCTGCGGGTGGCGCTCGCGGACGTCTCGGACGCCGGCCTCGGCGGCGGCGCCGGGCGCACGGAGTCCGCCGCGTCCCGTAAGCCCGTGCGTACCGGTCCCGCCGGAATCGACGCGGCGCACCTGCTGGAGCAACTGCTGCCCATGGCACGGGCGCTGCTCGACCGCGCCGCACAACGGGACGGCGGAGCCCCGGCCCCCGTGACGATCGGAGCCGCCGCGATCGGAGCCGCCGGCATGGCGACCCTCGGTGACGATCTGCGCGCCCGGCTGCCGGGGGCGCTGGCGAGTGCTTTGGGCGTACGTCGTCTGGCGCTGGCCGCCGACGGCGTCACGGCGTACGCGGGGGCGCTCGGTACGCGGCCGGGAGCGGTGGTGGCCGCCGGCACCGGGATGATCGCGCTCGGTACGGACCTGACCCACTGGCGCCGGGCCGACGGCTGGGGGCATCTGCTCGGCGACTGCGGCGGCGGTGCCTGGATCGGCCGCGCCGGACTCGAAGCGGCGATGCGCGCCCACGACGGGAGGCCCGGCGGCTCCCCCGCGCTGCTGGCCCGTGCGGAGGCGGTGTTCGGTCCCGCGCCCGAGCTGCCCGGGATGCTCTACCCGCGCGCCGACCGCCCCGCCGTGCTCGCCTCGTTCGCGCCGGAAGTCGCCGCCTGCGCGACGTCCGGCGCCGCCGACCCCGTGGCGGCCGGCATCCTGCGGGAGGCCGCCGGGCACATCGCCGATGCCGCCGCCGCCGTCTGCCCGGCGGCCGGGGAGTGCGAGTTCGCCCTCACCGGCGGCCTGTTCAAGATGGGCGACCCGTTGCTCGTACCCCTGCGGGCCGCACTCGCGCGGCGGCTACCGCACGCGCGCGGCGTTCCGGCGGCGGGAGATCCGCTGGCCGGAGCCGTGCGCGTCGCCGCGTCGCTCGTCACGAACGGTCCGCGGCTGCCCGCGGAAGGGCGCCTGTTGCACGTACTGACAGAGCAGGGCAGTTGA
- a CDS encoding uracil-DNA glycosylase, whose product MAARPLKEIVEPGWADALEPVAERVAAMGDFLRAEIAAGRTYLPAGANVLRAFQQPFDEVRVLIVGQDPYPTPGHAVGLSFSVAPEVRPLPGSLENIYREMHTDLGAPRPSNGDLTPWTRQGVLLLNRALTTAPRKPAAHRGKGWEEVTEQAIRALVARGKPMVSVLWGRDARNLRPLLGDVPAIESAHPSPMSADRGFFGSRPFSRTNELLVRQGAQPVDWRLP is encoded by the coding sequence GTGGCAGCAAGACCGTTGAAAGAGATCGTCGAGCCCGGCTGGGCGGACGCTCTGGAACCCGTGGCCGAACGGGTCGCCGCTATGGGCGACTTCCTGCGCGCGGAGATCGCCGCCGGGCGTACCTACCTGCCTGCGGGTGCGAACGTACTGCGCGCATTCCAGCAGCCGTTCGACGAGGTGCGGGTCCTGATCGTCGGCCAGGACCCGTATCCCACGCCGGGCCACGCCGTGGGGCTCAGCTTCTCCGTGGCGCCCGAGGTGCGGCCGCTGCCCGGGAGCCTGGAGAACATCTACCGGGAGATGCACACCGACCTCGGAGCGCCCCGGCCGTCCAACGGGGACCTGACGCCGTGGACCCGGCAGGGAGTGCTGCTGCTCAACAGGGCGCTCACCACGGCTCCCCGCAAACCGGCCGCGCACCGGGGCAAGGGGTGGGAGGAAGTGACCGAGCAGGCGATCCGGGCGCTCGTCGCGCGCGGAAAACCGATGGTGTCGGTGTTGTGGGGGCGTGACGCCCGCAACCTGCGTCCGCTGCTCGGCGACGTTCCGGCCATCGAGTCGGCCCACCCGTCACCGATGTCGGCGGACCGCGGTTTCTTCGGTTCGCGGCCGTTCAGCCGCACCAATGAACTGCTGGTCCGCCAGGGCGCGCAGCCGGTGGACTGGCGACTGCCGTGA